The Cucumis melo cultivar AY chromosome 9, USDA_Cmelo_AY_1.0, whole genome shotgun sequence genome includes the window GAAGATTTAAGATAGAAACAAAAAGAATTTAACAATAGATAATCTtgtgaataaaagaaaaattaaacgGAGTAAAACTAAGAGGTTTGTTCTATTATTTGTTATAGTTGCTTTatgatgaaaaagaaaactaaagaTATTGAATCagaaaaaacaatgaaacaactAAAACTTACAAGAACCTGAAAATAATACCAAAATTCGCAACACACTCAAATGTTGGAAGATCGGATCGATTGTTCCTTGAGATTAACGTTCACggatataaaaaaaactaaaacgtACAATAACTAAGATCTTTTAAACATAATCTatttatctaaatttttttaacatAAGACCGTAACCTACgtttgtttttgttgttcaaaagtTTTAAGTTCTATTTAAAAACTATTCTTACTTTGTAATTGTTGTTAAAACAACAAACAAACAGATTCTAAGATGCATATATCTTTATGTATCGaacttttctattttaaatagaaaagaaTTGAAATAGCTTAGAAAAGAATCATATGAAAAATCATGTAGTAAAATGCAATTAAATAATTTGATGGAATATACAAGGATGAACATAGCAGGAAATAGGTTAGTAGTAGAGTTGAAAGGGGTTCAAAATAGACATTCACTAGTTGGATAAAGGATGAGGCTGCTCCCCAAAGGGCTCAAAACTAGAGACAAAGACGggaaaaatgagagagagagagagagggaaggAAGTCAAAGTTCGAAAGGAAAAATGCAGTGCATCAGTGCATGTAACGTCTCGGAGATcagagagagaaagaaggagAAAGAAAACGAATGGTTGGAGGGCAGACCCAGTGGCAGTGGGTGCGTGGAGTGGGGGGTACCctcttctttcttcctcttcaCTGTCCTCTTACAGACATGGCGATTATCATAAAAACTCGGAGCTTGTTCAACTTTATCCATCCAAAAATGGGCAAAATCTGTATTTTCTATTCCTCCACCCACAAACCTAGTGCCCCTCTGTGTCATTTTGCCTCAGATTCGTGTACCCACAAAGCATTCGCCATTGTAACTCATCCCCATTTTGTCATTGCCCTCTACGTGTTTGATGAATGTCCCCTTTGAAGGTTTTGCTCCTGTTAGTGCAATGTGTTGCCTATTCAACCCCCTCTTTTGCCTCCTCCTTGTTCAAATCCCTTTTGGAAGCTACCAAATGTAAGATCGTACTTCCTTTAACTTAATGCTTTTCCATTTacgattgttttttttttcttcttttttattgatTGTCTGTTTCTTATGTAAGCTCCTAATTTTATGAAATTACTTGAACCgtttatataaatttgaatttagacTAAGATTCTTTCAGCTCAGTCTCTCTTACCCACTGAGCAATTGCCAGCTTCTTTCTTTGTTTAGCCTTGATGAAGCCCCGTTTCATTAAGCACCGTCAATGActccctccctctctctctgTGTTTGTGCATGTTGAGCTTTTAGCTTTGTCTCTTCTCTTTTTGGGGTTCTCTCAGTTTCTCTCACATCTAGCAGTCTAACCTCCACTTTTCAGACTATCTCTGTGGGTAATGGAGGAAATGGGTCATTGGGTCACTGATTCTCTCCCTAGCTTTGCTAAAAATCTTCATGTCTTGCTGGTGGATCATGATCCTTTCTCTCTCAAGCACTTGGCTTCATTGCTTGAGCAACAGTCATACAATGGTACAGTGGATCACAGTATTTCCATTATCTACTTCACCACCCTAATAGCTAATTCTAATGTGTTAAGCAACAGTCTAATGCACTTCTCTTTGTATCTGGGAACTTGTTTTAATGTGCATGTGCAATCTTGAAGAAATCCAGTGCATTTTAGTGGCAGCTTTATGAAGGGGTTTATAGAAAATTGTCATTGATTATTTTTGTGATGGATCTACAAGTACTCAAACTGAAAAAGTAGGGAGATGGAAAGAATTTAACTTAACTTCTTAATTCGTCTTATCTTCCAGTTCCTCTATGTAACGAGAATGTAATTTGTCTGAGCTGCATGGTTTTAATGGTAGTAGGTCCTCCTGATGCTTTTATTTTATACTACGTTTCCATATAaggatattttttttaatgatagagTGCGATCTCTTTcgttcaatttttttctttttctgaattAGGGTAATTCAGACTTCAGAGAATAAAAGTTCAAGATCTGAATGATTTCCTAGTTTAAGTTTGTAATAATACCTATTCTGTGTGCTTCTGGTCTACATTTATTCTCTTCCTTGAAGTATAATCGTTTTGTTTCGTTCTTTGATTATATTTTATGCGTCTAATTACAGTAATATATTCATTCGGcattaatttttgttttcccTTTTCCATGACTTCGATGTGCATGTCCTCTTTATTTAGTATTATTTATCTGATCCATTTGGGCAATTTTCATAAACAGCTGGGGTTAGTTTTatttagaaaaaggaaaactcaATCATATGACATGAAAATGTTCTAACTGACTTTTCCCCTCCTTTTACAATTCTTCAGTTACCACCACTCAACTAGCATCTATTGCTCTATCAATGATTCAGGAAAAAGGTGACCGGTTCGACCTTGTCATGGCTAACGTTAGCATGCCTGATATGGACAGTTTTTCGTTTTTGCACGTGCTCCTTAAGATGAATATTGCTGTCATTTGTAAGCTCAATTTTGCATGGTTATATCATCAAATTTTGTGTTTTCATTATTCTCAAGCTCTTTGTTGCCTGGCAGTTATGTCCTCGGGGATGAACTTGAGTGTGGCCACGAAAGCATTGGCAGAAGGAGCATGCTATTTTCTTCAGAAACCTATTTCCAAGGGTGATCTCAAATATATGTGGCAACACGTGTATCGATGGAACAGAAACATAACCAAACAAACCTATAAAGCAAATTGTATAGAAACGGCAAAACCTAGAAAAGAATCTGTTGGTATCCAAATTACGGACGCTGTAGTTTTGTCGCGGTCTGCCGCTGCAGTTAGTTATAACAATAATTGTTGCATTAATTATAAACCTAtgaaaaataaggaaaaggatAAGAGTGAGCAAATTGTATCACATGATAGCCTGGTTGGATCTTTCTTTGGGGGAAAGAGATTAAGTGCTGACATAGAAGGATTAAACTTGGAAAAGAGAGTTAAATATTACTCAGAACCTACCAAGTTTGGATTTTCAAGAATTGATGAGGATCATGAAAGAAGGAAGGAATGTTATATTGCCAGTGATAGCAGAACACGTGTCGTTTGGAACGCGGAAAGACGTCGGAAGTTCACAGATGCCCTTAACAAGCTAGGTGATAAATGTAATTTCACCTTTCTCAGGAGatacgttttttttttccctcaagTTATTAGTATTGCTTAATGGTTACCATTTCTTAGCAAGTACGTTTACGTTTGAGTTCAAATGATGCATTTTTCTAATTATCCTTTTATGTTTCCCGCTGATTTTGAAGCTCGCCCAAAACTTATACTGAAGATGATGAACGAGCCATGTTTGACCCTGCGCCAGGTTGCAAACCACCTACAGGTATTCTTAAGTTTGCTTACAGTTTGCCTCACATccaagaaaaaaatgtttgctTACTATGTGCCTTGTCCCAAGAAAAAGTTTGTTTTTAGTTATTAGTTATGAATCAATGAGGAATTTGATCCAGTCACTGTTTCAGCTAGCGCTGTAGACATTGTTGTTCATTTTGGTTCAAGTTTCTACTATTTCCTTGCCTACATAAAATAGAAGTTGGAGTTTAGGTGTTTGAATCTGAATCCCAGTTTTGGTATCCCGAGACTCATTCTTCTCCTCCTAAGTTCAACAAAGAAGTGATCCAAAACCAGCTTTTGTAAATAATCGTATGTAATGCTTATTGTTGCTTATAATTGTTTTCTACGTTTTTTTTCAGTCAAATTAGAAGTTCCTTTTTccttcttaaaaaaaacattgaagaAGATCTTCTCAGGATTTCCTTGTTTgaatacaataataatttgttaaACCTACTCTTATGTATtccttattttaatttttatagtaTATGATTTCTTCTAACAATGTACTATCCCATCAGAAATACAAAGCTCAAGTAGAATGCTTCAAAAGAAGAGAAAGTAAATTACCTTATAGGAGGGAGGCATCCAAATCCAATTTCTCAATCAGGACTCAACTTCCTCCACTGGTGCAGCAGCATCATGAGACGAGTAGATTTACAAATGGAGGTTTGACCTCTATTTTCGGGGGTGAAAGATTCCAACTCATTGCACCTAAAAGTCTGCTTAGTCCTAGACTGCCTGCCAACAACTTCATAAATCATGATCTGACAACGCTTAGCCATAATTTTCAGCACATCGGTTCAAACTATGATTCAGTTTCATATAAGGTCAGTAAGGAAGTTGGATTATGCCCTGATAATGTTCAATCATTTCAAAAGGAAGGGGGTGCTTTCCGCACTGACAATTGTGGAAAGTTTGCTCTGATTGGAGGGGGTGTTCAGACAACTGAGTTGAACTTCTCAAGTGTCTCTAAAATGACTCCAGAGTTAGCTTCGTCTCACGTATTTGATGAAACTCAATTCCCAGACAATCTTCTCGATGGTGTAGTTCAGGAGGTAGATTTGACtgcttttaaaattgaaaaccAAGAAGAGATTCACTCTATGTCGAGGGACATAGCTGTACCTGATTCGTTCAGCTTGGACAATGTTTTTGATGGTGGACAAGAACTTCCTGCAGCTTCTGAAAGTCGAGGAAACCAACAATTAGCAGAATATGCGTATCTCTTAGATGTATTAGAAGAAGATCCATACAACTTCGTCAGTGACTTGAACCTGAGCGATGTTGATAAATACAGTGAATGGCTGAGGAACACTGTACTTGAAAACAGAAGCGGTCCGGACAGTTTTATCAGTGACAATGCAGATGCAGAAAACTCTCCAGTCGAAAACCGTCGATAAGTAAGTAAATTAAATACATCTGTTCGTCTTAGATTCTGTGCAATATGTTTTCACTTCTCTTTTGTTCTGGCTGCCTTGCAAACAAGTATATCACAATTGGTGACGTTTTTGGTACTTACAGAATCATGAGACTCGTTGCTGATGCACTCTCCGGCAATGTGGACAAGAATCAGATAGGAAGTAACCAAACTACAATTATATGTTGGGGAAATGGGAGTTGTATTATACAAGGGGAAGACATACAGAGTTGAGAATTCTGTTGGAAGCGAAGCCTCTTCGCCGTTCCTTTAAACTGTACAGGACTAGAAAAATGCAGAAAGCTAGCATAATAAACTATACATATTTAGCCGTGTTCACAAGTTTAGCGTATGGTGAATTGTGCAGCTCTTCTTTTATGTTAATCTACTTTAGATGAATCAATACTCACAAGTCATAATATTAACCATTTCTTCTGCAATCTACTATATCAACTATTGGACCGCTAAATCAGTGCCAAGCACTGGACAACCCAAGCAAACACAGTGAGGGAAGCAACAACCCGACAACTGTGAAGGTGAGCTTGGCTTGATCACCTTCGTTGAAGGTAAGAAGTTTGTGCTAGTAAAAAAACAAGCAAGCAACTTCAGCAAGAGGTTGCTAGTTTAGAGTGTGGTAATTGGATGCTGGAGAGGGCAATGGAAGAAGGAGAAAAAATGGACAATATTTGTCATTGGAGAACAATATTACAATCGATGTTGAGGTGGGGAGATATCTATCTTAAAGGAAGTCAGTGTCACCCATAAAATATGGTCGGCACATGTGTTGTCACCCTAAACGATGGCAGCACACAAATGCTGCCTGTTTAGTCCTAAACGATTTTTGGCCTCCAACTTTAAGTATAGATCGGATCGAAACAAATTTTCTATCAAACTCCTTTGTTATGAGTTTCCATTGCCAGTTTTTCAATTTATTATGAAATAATAGGATCCACCTTTGAGACGACTCCTATTTCATACGAACAGGTGAATGACATGAGCAGGTTAGATGTGGAGCAGAGGGCTTGTGGTATCAGTATCACCTACTAAAAAGAGAGGTTGTCCTACATGTTCGCAGCATTAGTGTCAGCATATGAACTATACTTGGTCAAGGTGTATACTCTTGGCACTGGCATCAGATGAACTAAGTCAACTAGTCATGTTTGGGGAAGGGTTATCAAAATTCTTCATAACCCTTCCTAATCTTTTCTGTAATTAATCCATTTAAGTTTAACTATTatttaatctattttttttcatttataatttttatacttacgagtattattaattttaatctttttatttaaaaaataaaaaataattttcataattcTTCTTCCAAACATCTTATCATAACTCTCTGTAATCCTTCTTACCCAAACGGCCCACAATCCAACCCTATCttgaaaaagtaaataaaaagcTATTTATTTTTGTCCCTCTGTACGGGGATTTGAGCATAGTCCTATATGCGATGGGTGTAATAAGtttttagttaaattaaaaGCCTAGTTGATGAACTAAACGCATTTAGCATATGTTTAAATTTTCGATTTTGTATTCAATGGGTTTCTAATCGATTTTTAACTTTCAAATTGGTATTTAAAGGATCTGATATTAGATTTGAAGTTAAACTTTTTGTTAGATATAGACttctaaattttgaattttgtgtttCAAACATGTTTGAAAGATCAAAGATCTATTTGCCCCTAAACATTTAttagaaattatttaaaattcaaGAATCCAAATAAACACAAGTATAAAAGTTCAAATGATTATTAATACACACTTTGTAAGTTTGGGATGCACATAAATAAAGCTGGTTTCTTCTAATCTCAAGGGAaaaccacttttttttttcttttacctcGTGGTTGATTAATTATTTCTTCAGTTTCAATCATAATTTTTGTTCCtttcattaatttttaaaagtattttttcttttacgaTTTCGATCGTTAGAAGAGACAAAGTTTTTGTagtgatatatatatagaaaagaataattcACTTTGATAGGAGAGTACATCATACAATTGAACTTATTGACTTTGCCTTTTCATTTCCAAGAAAATACTTCTTTTACTGTGTGTGTGGATATAAAGCTTCTAACAAATTCCTTTCTTGTGGGAATGTTAAAAGAAAGAccaacagaaaagaaaaaaaaaaaaaaaaagaaacaacctTATTTCAATCAAAACTATATATACAATTATACATCATCATAAGTTTATATTAGCATTAGAGCTGTTCTTGGAAGAAGCAAGTTTGTTATAGATTTCCAATACCAATTTAGCATCAATTTGTTCTCCACCAAGAGGAACTTGATTTTGAGGTTTTGGTATCCTCTTCCTATTTCCAAACCCTCCAATGGCATACATATTCCCCACACTATTGGCCAACCTCATCATCATCTCGACATACGCATCGTGAATCTTCGCTACAACTTTCAAAGGCGACGACATTTTCAACCGCAGTTTAGGAGATGCTCGTCGTCTCATGATCATCATCCTTCCGACCCGAAAGCTCCTCAATGATCTTGTGGGGACAGTGTCGTTGCTGCCACTTCGTAACCTTTGGTACGTTCTTCTCCTCCATAGCCTCCTCAAGTTTTGAGCTGATGAAGTTGCAATGatatccattttttttttctgatagAGAGAAATGGATAATAAAGATTAGAGGTTTTTTCTGATGGAAAAGAGAGATAAAGGGAAAGGGTTTATATAGAGGTTGATTGGCATAAAATATCCAAAGGGGGATTTTTTATTCAACAAAGACTTGTTCTTTGAGATTATTGaaaacttttttctttattattattgtttttgttctcTTTTTATAACTTCTAAAGGCAAATCATTCAAGACtttattgttttcttatattACATGTTAAGATGGTCTCGAGATTTGTGATATATTCGAATGGTTGTATTCAAACACAAACTTTTTGATCGTATTAACGGTTATGTTTTAAGACGATAATAATTTAGTagtaaaagataaaagaaattgaaataCATGTAATTAAACATACCTTAAAATTATCATCGCAAAAAATCCAAGGACTGGTTCTAATTAAAGCTTCAAAGCtgtttaataattaaaaacaaaatggtgGAGTTTTTTAGGAAGGACTTGGtcaaataattttgtaaatgatGGAGTGAGAGAActtcaattcaattcaattgaatatataaataaataagtaaactaataaatgttttaatcaattgttcattatttatactaattaaaataatgagcataaatgaattaaaacattacttattttattttactttatgaTGTTTTGTTTTTAGTCAAATTGGCGGCCTGCATCACATTTTACAAATTTGTGAAAAACCCTCCGTTTgattccaaaatattttttctatttatgatcaatcaaaaataaaaatacaatagTTGGACTTGATCCACAGTATGCAATTTTAGTCCAGAAATTTTTACTCGTGTGAAATTATAAGTATGGTTTGACGATTTTTTAAGTACAATAATTGAGAGTAGAAGGATTCAAACCACAAATCTTGTAGTTACTAATACACTTACATTTTAATTGAACTAAGCTCTTATTTGTAAACTTAGTTCGACGTAAGTTTACgtaagttttaaaatttatgtttaatGGGTCATGGACCCattcaatataattttttaaaagttcacATAGATCTATTAAACACAATAGTAAAAAGTTGGTTGTGTCGAACATGTCTAGATTTAATTATATCTCCTAGTAGATCAATTactttttagattttaatttttgttaattCAAACGACACAAAATTGAAAGCTTAGTGACTTGTTAAAGATGTTTAAAATTTAGGAACTTATGAGACACAATGAAACATTTTGAGGGCTTGTTAGATATTTTGTATAAAGTTCATAGATAAAATAAACACAAATTTCGAAGTTTAGTGATTGAACTCGTAATTTAACCTATAAATAAGACATATATTTTAATTCATGTCACGTGCGTCACTTCACGTATGACAATTTTGTCTTTAGAAGTTAATGTTATTGTATATTTTTATACACAAATAGGATTAAAAAAACCTTTAGAAGATtgtatattttttactctaaatttttttagtacaaaagAGGTGGGGAAATCTAAACCTAAAACAACTTCTTGAATCTTGACATACGTTGATGTCAGTTGAGTTTGACTCTTCAACTATTTAAACGGTacctttttaatcttaattttaaaaagataaataatattttcaagAGATTTTAAATTGGGATAATATAATTTGgtaaaaattaattattctCTCTATCCATTCCCATTTGTTTTCTCCAATCCATCACAAGCCAAGTAGTCTTCTCCCCCTTTGgtaaaaatatttgtttgtttgattatttaaaataacaaaagaagttagaaatactattttaaattacaaaccttctaaaaatatttttaaatatagcggaatttatatcaatttttatcTTGATATGTTACTATCCGACGgtaatttttttactatattttataaaagaatttactcattttactatatttgaaaacaactcAAAAAATTATATTCCTTCGAAATATTTTCTTAAAACTTGGAGACTAAAAAGTTAAAACCAAACCCACTTTGTTCTGAGTTAAAACAAGATATTAAATGAGTTATAAGATCTCACTCGTCCAAACTTTCAACTTTAAATTGGAGTGTGAcgtttaaattttagttttgaaTTGTAACTTGCAACTCACCTCATCATTTTCTTTAGACGACATTTTGAAAGTTCTCAATAtcgttaaagaagaaaaagatttaatttttttctttttttttttttctgaaagaAACAGAACAGAGAAAGGTTATATTTATTCTTTCAAAATGTTGTAAATCGTAATCATGTACATTTGATTTCATTCATTGATgcctataaaaaaaaaaggaatcatTAATTGGAAATGATTTGGTCAAATCATTTGAATATGCTATGAGatttaaaaacaatattaaaTGATGATTAAATTAAAGTAAGCTTATCTGATTAAGCTATTATTAAAAGAGAGTGAAATGgatattataaataaatttaatttttcaaattttgtaattGTTGTATATAAAAAACCTAAATTGTATTTCTTTGaaaaatacttaaaaatttCTAAGTTTAAAAAACTTTCGACAAAAAAAGGAAGTAAGAAAATATCGAAGTAGAAAGGAAATGCAAATAAGTTTAAAGAACGTagtttatgtttttcttttatcccTTATCTTGATTgatcttcaatttttgttttggtaatataaaattttagttGATGAGTCGATAAGAGTTTAGCTCTATTGACATAACATTTGTATAtactaaaaactaaaatatcttattttcaaaatttttacccgtgattattatttttatttaaaaaacatatcAATATATGTCAAAATGAGATTTGCTTTAGTAAAAAACATATCGATATTAATCAAACTATGGTATCATAGTGTGCTTTGACCCGTTGTCATTTGgatttttcttaatattttattgaaataaataaatccGAAAGAATTGTTTTAGAATAACTCTTAATTtataagaaaatattaaatagtGTCAAACGATTAGTACGAATTATTCAAagataagaaataaaataataggtCTAAATTATTCTAAATATCTCAAACCTAAACCTTgtatttttataaacaaaacataaattttccaactttttccaaactaaaaaaagaaatacatttaacaaataaaaattaatttgatccatAGTTTGAGATATTAACTATTGTTTTGTTAACAAAATATctcaaacttttaaaagttataaaaaaaattcaaagatacCTTCGTCGTTGTTATATATACCAAAATGTAAactattaatttttatttaaaaaatattattaacaTTCAAAAATTGTATTTCCATTGTTTCAAATAgtaaaatgaacaaaaacagcaaaatattccatttttcgttatattttgtttctatttgaaaatattttttttgataGTTTTGCCATTTAAAGTCGTTACTCCTTATTCTAACAGAAGAATTCCTAATGTTTTTAAAATAGCTGCTATCTAAAGAGAGAAAATTTTCAaagctaaaaagaaaaaaagaaaaaaagaaaaaaagaattcagTTTTAAAAAAGTGTGTTAATTCATAATTATTATGTCTTCTGTTTGGGATGAATTTACTGTTCTAATCTTTCTACTTATTGTATTTTTTCTCTACCCTCCACTACTCCTCAAATCACTATACTTCTACTAATAGACTTTAAAAACTAAcctatttttattatattagtaaattatttaatatttgattatatctataaataatttgatttaattgttaTATTGATAACACTACTTTCAAGAATTAAGTTAATTAACTAAACCTCCCACTTTTGAGCTCAATTGGGGactttcatactattaagtTCAAATGCTTTGCATTCATAATACATTCATCAACATTATCCATTATTC containing:
- the LOC103504590 gene encoding uncharacterized protein LOC103504590 isoform X9, with the translated sequence MANVSMPDMDSFSFLHVLLKMNIAVIFMSSGMNLSVATKALAEGACYFLQKPISKGDLKYMWQHVYRWNRNITKQTYKANCIETAKPRKESVGIQITDAVVLSRSAAAVSYNNNCCINYKPMKNKEKDKSEQIVSHDSLVGSFFGGKRLSADIEGLNLEKRVKYYSEPTKFGFSRIDEDHERRKECYIASDSRTRVVWNAERRRKFTDALNKLGDKSRPKLILKMMNEPCLTLRQVANHLQKYKAQVECFKRRESKLPYRREASKSNFSIRTQLPPLVQQHHETSRFTNGGLTSIFGGERFQLIAPKSLLSPRLPANNFINHDLTTLSHNFQHIGSNYDSVSYKVSKEVGLCPDNVQSFQKEGGAFRTDNCGKFALIGGGVQTTELNFSSVSKMTPELASSHVFDETQFPDNLLDGVVQEVDLTAFKIENQEEIHSMSRDIAVPDSFSLDNVFDGGQELPAASESRGNQQLAEYAYLLDVLEEDPYNFVSDLNLSDVDKYSEWLRNTVLENRSGPDSFISDNADAENSPVENRR
- the LOC103504590 gene encoding uncharacterized protein LOC103504590 isoform X7 is translated as MSCWWIMILSLSSTWLHCLSNSHTMEKGDRFDLVMANVSMPDMDSFSFLHVLLKMNIAVIFMSSGMNLSVATKALAEGACYFLQKPISKGDLKYMWQHVYRWNRNITKQTYKANCIETAKPRKESVGIQITDAVVLSRSAAAVSYNNNCCINYKPMKNKEKDKSEQIVSHDSLVGSFFGGKRLSADIEGLNLEKRVKYYSEPTKFGFSRIDEDHERRKECYIASDSRTRVVWNAERRRKFTDALNKLGDKSRPKLILKMMNEPCLTLRQVANHLQKYKAQVECFKRRESKLPYRREASKSNFSIRTQLPPLVQQHHETSRFTNGGLTSIFGGERFQLIAPKSLLSPRLPANNFINHDLTTLSHNFQHIGSNYDSVSYKVSKEVGLCPDNVQSFQKEGGAFRTDNCGKFALIGGGVQTTELNFSSVSKMTPELASSHVFDETQFPDNLLDGVVQEVDLTAFKIENQEEIHSMSRDIAVPDSFSLDNVFDGGQELPAASESRGNQQLAEYAYLLDVLEEDPYNFVSDLNLSDVDKYSEWLRNTVLENRSGPDSFISDNADAENSPVENRR
- the LOC103504590 gene encoding uncharacterized protein LOC103504590 isoform X4, translated to MEEMGHWVTDSLPSFAKNLHVLLVDHDPFSLKHLASLLEQQSYNVTTTQLASIALSMIQEKGDRFDLVMANVSMPDMDSFSFLHVLLKMNIAVIFMSSGMNLSVATKALAEGACYFLQKPISKGDLKYMWQHVYRWNRNITKQTYKANCIETAKPRKESVGIQITDAVVLSRSAAAVSYNNNCCINYKPMKNKEKDKSEQIVSHDSLVGSFFGGKRLSADIEGLNLEKRVKYYSEPTKFGFSRIDEDHERRKECYIASDSRTRVVWNAERRRKFTDALNKLGDKSRPKLILKMMNEPCLTLRQVANHLQKYKAQVECFKRRESKLPYRREASKSNFSIRTQLPPLVQQHHETSRFTNGGLTSIFGGERFQLIAPKSLLSPRLPANNFINHDLTTLSHNFQHIGSNYDSVSYKVSKEVGLCPDNVQSFQKEGGAFRTDNCGKFALIGGGVQTTELNFSSVSKMTPELASSHVFDETQFPDNLLDGVVQEVDLTAFKIENQEEIHSMSRDIAVPDSFSLDNVFDGGQELPAASESRGNQQLAEYAYLLDVLEEDPYNFVSDLNLSDVDKYSEWLRNTVLENRSGPDSFISDNADAENSPVENRR